The Callospermophilus lateralis isolate mCalLat2 chromosome 3, mCalLat2.hap1, whole genome shotgun sequence genome has a segment encoding these proteins:
- the Thbs1 gene encoding thrombospondin-1 encodes MGLAWGFIVLFLLHVCDTNRIPESGGDNSVFDIFELTGAARRGSGRRLVKGPDPSSPAFRIENANLIPPVPDDKFQDLVDAVRADKGFLLLASLRQMKKTRGTLLAVERKDHSGQIFSVVSNGKAGTLDLSLSVQGNQQIVSVEEALLATGQWKTITLFVQEDRAQLYIDCEKMENAELDVPIQNIFTRDLANIARLRIAKGDVNDNFQGVLQNVRFVFGTTPEDILRNKGCSSAATNVLLTLDNNVVNGSSPAIRTNYIGHKTKDLQAICGISCDELSSMVLELRGLRTIVTTLQDSIHKVTEENKVLANELRKPPLCYHNGIQYRNNEEWTVDSCTECHCQNSVTICKKVSCPIMPCSNATVPDGECCPRCWPSDSADDGWSPWSEWTSCSATCGNGIQQRGRSCDSLNNRCEGSSVQTRTCHIQECDKRFKQDGGWSHWSPWSSCSVTCGDGVITRIRLCNSPSPQMNGKPCEGEARETKACRKDACPINGGWGPWSPWDICSVTCGGGVQKRSRLCNNPMPQFGGKDCIGDVTENQVCNKQDCPIDGCLSNPCFAGAKCTSYPDGSWKCGACPPGYSGNGIQCKDVNECKEVPDACFSHNGEHRCKNTDPGYNCLPCPPRFTGSQPFGRGVEHAMANKQVCKPRNPCTDGTHDCNKNAKCNYLGHYSDPMYRCECKPGYAGNGIICGEDTDLDGWPNEDLVCVANATYHCKKDNCPNLPNSGQEDYDKDGVGDACDDDDDNDKIPDDRDNCPFHYNPAQYDYDRDDVGDRCDNCPYNHNPDQADTDNNGEGDACAADIDGDGILNERDNCQYVYNVDQKDTDMDGVGDQCDNCPLEHNPDQLDSDSDHIGDTCDNNQDIDEDGHQNNLDNCPYVPNANQADHDKDGKGDACDHDDDNDGIPDDRDNCRLVPNPDQKDSDGDGRGDACKDDFDHDNVPDVDDICPENVDISETDFRRFQMIPLDPKGTSQNDPNWVVRHQGKELVQTVNCDPGLAVGFDKFNAVDFSGTFFINTERDDDYAGFVFGYQSSSRFYVVMWKQVTQSYWDTNPTRAQGYSGLSVKVVNSTTGPGEHLRNALWHTGNTPGQVRTLWHDPRHIGWKDFTAYRWRLSHRPKTGFIRVIMYEGKKIMADSGPIYDKTYAGGRLGLFVFSQEMVFFSDLKYECRDS; translated from the exons ATGGGGCTGGCCTGGGGATTCATTGTTCTGTTCCTGTTGCATGTGTGTGACACCAACCGAATTCCAG AGTCTGGGGGAGACAACAGCGTTTTTGACATCTTTGAACTCACTGGAGCTGCCCGCAGGGGTTCTGGGCGCCGGCTGGTGAAGGGGCCTGACCCATCCAGCCCAGCTTTCCGCATTGAGAATGCCAACCTGATCCCCCCTGTGCCTGATGACAAGTTCCAAGACCTAGTGGATGCTGTGCGGGCAGACAAAGGTTTCCTCCTCCTGGCTTCCCTGAGGCAGATGAAGAAGACCCGGGGCACACTGCTGGCTGTGGAACGTAAAGACCACTCTGGCCAGATCTTCAGTGTGGTCTCCAATGGCAAAGCAGGCACCCTGGACCTGAGCCTGAGTGTTCAGGGGAATCAGCAGATAGTGTCTGTGGAAGAAGCTCTTCTGGCCACTGGCCAGTGGAAAACCATCACCCTGTTTGTGCAGGAAGACAGGGCCCAGCTGTACATCGACTGTGAGAAGATGGAGAATGCTGAACTGGATGTCCCCATCCAAAACATATTTACCAGGGACCTGGCCAATATCGCCAGGCTCCGCATTGCAAAGGGAGACGTCAATGACAATTTTCAG GGGGTGCTGCAGAATGTGAGGTTTGTCTTTGGAACCACACCAGAAGACATCCTCAGGAACAAAGGGTGCTCCAGTG CAGCTACAAATGTCCTCCTCACTCTTGACAACAATGTGGTGAATGGTTCCAGCCCTGCTATCCGTACCAACTACATTGGCCACAAGACAAAGGACCTGCAAGCTATTTGTGGCATCTCCTGTGATGAGCTGTCCAGCATGGTTCTGGAACTCAGGGGCCTGCGCACTATCGTGACCACATTGCAGGACAGCATCCACAAAGTG ACGGAAGAGAACAAAGTGCTGGCCAATGAACTGAGGAAGCCTCCACTCTGCTATCACAACGGGATTCAGTATAGGAATAAtgaggaatggactgtggatagCTGCACTGAGTGTCACTGTCAG AACTCAGTCACCATCTGCAAAAAGGTGTCCTGTCCCATTATGCCCTGCTCAAATGCCACTGTTCCTGATGGAGAATGCTGCCCACGGTGTTGGC CCAGCGACTCTGCAGATGATGGCTGGTCTCCATGGTCAGAGTGGACTTCCTGCTCTGCAACGTGTGGCAATGGAATTCAGCAACGCGGTCGCTCCTGTGACAGCCTCAACAACCGATGTGAGGGCTCCTCAGTCCAGACACGCACCTGCCACATTCAGGAGTGTGACAAGAGAT TTAAACAGGATGGTGGCTGGAGCCACTGGTCCCCGTGGTCATcttgttctgtgacatgtggtgatgGTGTGATCACAAGGATTCGGCTCTGCAACTCTCCCAGCCCCCAGATGAATGGGAAACCATGTGAAGGCGAAGCCCGGGAGACCAAAGCTTGCAGGAAAGACGCCTGCCCCA tcaATGGAGGCTGGGGTCCCTGGTCACCGTGGGACAtttgttctgtcacctgtggaggAGGGGTACAAAAACGTAGCCGGCTCTGCAACAACCCCATGCCCCAGTTTGGAGGCAAAGACTGCATTGGTGATGTGACAGAAAACCAAGTCTGCAACAAGCAGGACTGTCCAATTG ATGGGTGCCTATCCAATCCCTGCTTTGCTGGTGCCAAGTGTACTAGCTATCCTGATGGCAGCTGGAAATGTGGTGCTTGTCCTCCTGGTTACAGTGGAAATGGCATCCAGTGCAAAGATGTTAATGAG TGCAAAGAAGTGCCTGATGCCTGTTTCAGCCACAACGGGgagcacagatgtaagaacacagACCCTGGCTATAACTGCTTGCCCTGCCCTCCACGCTTCACTGGCTCACAGCCCTTCGGGCGAGGTGTCGAGCATGCCATGGCCAACAAACAG GTATGCAAGCCCCGAAACCCCTGCACAGATGGGACACATGACTGCAACAAGAATGCCAAGTGCAACTACCTGGGCCACTACAGTGACCCCATGTACCGCTGTGAGTGCAAACCAGGATATGCTGGCAATGGCATCATCTGCGGGGAGGACACAGACCTGGATGGCTGGCCAAATGAGGACTTGGTGTGTGTGGCCAATGCAACGTACCACTGCAAAAAG GACAACTGCCCCAACCTTCCCAACTCAGGGCAGGAAGACTATGACAAGGATGGAGTTGGTGATGcctgtgatgatgatgatgacaatgaCAAAATTCCAGATGACAGG GACAACTGTCCATTCCATTACAACCCTGCCCAGTATGACTATGACAGAGATGATGTGGGAGACCGCTGTGACAACTGCCCCTACAACCATAACCCAGACCAGGCAGACACAGACAACAATGGTGAAGGAGATGCCTGTGCTGCAGACATTGATGGAGATG GTATCCTCAATGAACGAGACAACTGCCAATATGTCTACAATGTGGACCAGAAGGACACTgatatggatggagttggagatcaGTGTGACAACTGCCCCCTGGAACACAATCCAGATCAG CTGGACTCTGACTCCGACCACATTGGAGACACCTGTGACAACAATCAGGACATTGATGAAGATGGCCACCAGAATAATCTAGATAACTGTCCCTACGTGCCCAATGCTAACCAGGCTGACCATGATAAGGATGGCAAAGGAGATGCTTGTGACCATGATGATGACAATGATGGCATTCCTGATGACAGGGACAACTGCAGGCTGGTGCCCAATCCTGACCAGAAGGACTCTGATG GTGATGGTCGAGGTGATGCTTGCAAAGATGACTTTGACCATGACAATGTGCCAGACGTTGATGACATCTGTCCTGAGAATGTTGACATCAGTGAGACCGATTTCCGCCGATTCCAGATGATTCCTCTAGATCCCAAAGGGACATCCCAAAATGACCCTAACTGGGTTGTCCGCCATCAGGGTAAAGAGCTCGTGCAGACTGTCAACTGTGATCCTGGACTTGCTGTAG GTTTTGATAAGTTTAATGCCGTGGATTTCAGTGGCACCTTCTTCATCAACACTGAAAGGGATGATGACTACGCTGGATTTGTGTTTGGCTACCAGTCCAGCAGCCGCTTCTATGTTGTTATGTGGAAGCAAGTCACCCAGTCCTACTGGGACACCAACCCTACAAGGGCTCAGGGATACTCAGGCCTTTCAGTAAAAGTTGTGAACTCTACCACAGGGCCTGGCGAGCACCTACGAAATGCCCTGTGGCACACAGGAAACACCCCTGGCCAG